The following proteins are encoded in a genomic region of Oceanisphaera profunda:
- a CDS encoding cold-shock protein — MKGIIKTYLPEKRYGFIKGDDGKDYFFHASEFRDKEHAEQLCEEGFVHFDQQATPKGYKAKNCSLLNPSDILTYIKPDEFMTTRSRHVSGWEVLEQSSWIVHGSSRDSPDAAKKETMDGAVRIGANALINFEYYKTTGSEPGTGNGTYNYTIHNFRGRAVTIAKRNSKGKHLESDFLGLNEKGEQLKARLIEDTKKSKNKRNVIWLIVSLLTFISLSTVFFNSVFYIIFFVFIGFVFGRSTDYDSWLERA, encoded by the coding sequence ATGAAAGGAATAATAAAAACCTATTTACCTGAAAAGAGATATGGGTTTATCAAGGGTGATGATGGCAAGGATTATTTTTTTCATGCAAGCGAATTCCGTGACAAGGAGCATGCTGAGCAATTATGTGAGGAGGGCTTCGTCCATTTTGACCAGCAGGCAACGCCTAAAGGATATAAAGCAAAAAATTGCTCGCTTCTTAACCCTTCTGATATATTAACTTACATCAAACCCGATGAATTTATGACAACTAGATCGAGGCATGTCTCTGGTTGGGAAGTTCTTGAGCAGAGTAGTTGGATTGTTCATGGTTCCTCAAGAGACTCCCCTGATGCAGCGAAAAAAGAAACCATGGATGGTGCTGTACGCATAGGTGCTAATGCACTTATAAATTTTGAATATTATAAGACTACTGGTTCTGAGCCCGGAACTGGTAATGGTACTTATAATTATACTATTCATAATTTCCGTGGCCGTGCAGTAACAATAGCTAAACGCAATTCTAAAGGAAAGCATCTAGAGAGTGACTTTCTAGGTTTAAATGAAAAAGGGGAACAGTTAAAAGCTAGATTGATTGAAGATACGAAGAAGAGTAAAAACAAAAGAAATGTTATTTGGCTTATAGTTTCCTTGCTTACTTTTATATCGTTGTCAACTGTATTTTTTAATAGTGTTTTTTATATTATTTTCTTTGTTTTTATAGGTTTTGTCTTTGGTCGTTCAACTGATTATGACTCTTGGTTAGAGAGGGCGTGA